One window of Fusobacterium polymorphum genomic DNA carries:
- a CDS encoding NUDIX hydrolase produces the protein MNKNRILLRDRYFESAIMICIANIDGKDCFILEKRAKNIRQAGEISFPGGKKDKKDKNFRETAIRETIEELQIKRNILTNISKFGILVAATGVIIECYLCKLNIKSLDEINYNKDEVEKLLVVPIDFFIKNKAIKGEVEISNTAKFDVKEYNFPDRYAKDWKIPSRYVYIYMYENEPIWGITAEIICDFIRTLKEDGKVGFYEYR, from the coding sequence TTATTAAGGGATAGATATTTTGAAAGTGCAATTATGATTTGTATTGCAAATATTGATGGAAAAGATTGTTTTATACTAGAAAAGAGGGCAAAAAATATAAGGCAGGCAGGAGAAATTTCTTTTCCTGGTGGAAAAAAAGATAAGAAAGATAAAAATTTTAGAGAAACAGCAATAAGAGAAACTATTGAAGAATTACAAATAAAAAGAAATATTCTTACAAATATAAGTAAATTTGGAATTTTAGTTGCTGCCACAGGGGTTATTATTGAATGTTATCTTTGCAAATTAAATATAAAAAGTTTAGATGAAATAAACTATAATAAAGATGAAGTTGAAAAATTATTAGTTGTTCCTATTGATTTCTTTATAAAAAATAAAGCTATTAAGGGAGAAGTTGAAATTTCTAATACAGCAAAATTTGATGTAAAAGAATATAATTTTCCTGATAGATATGCAAAAGATTGGAAAATTCCAAGTAGATATGTGTATATTTATATGTATGAGAATGAACCTATTTGGGGAATAACAGCTGAAATTATTTGTGATTTTATTAGAACATTAAAAGAAGATGGAAAGGTAGGTTTTTATGAATATAGATAG
- the rfaE2 gene encoding D-glycero-beta-D-manno-heptose 1-phosphate adenylyltransferase, protein MNIDRKLASELVEEAKKSGKKVVFTNGCFDILHTGHVTYLNEAKRQGDILVVGVNSDKSVKKLKGETRPINSENDRSFVLDGLKAVDYTVIFDEDTPEELIACLKPSIHVKGGDYKKEDLPETKIVESYGGEVIILNFVEGKSTTNIIEKINKK, encoded by the coding sequence ATGAATATAGATAGAAAATTAGCTAGTGAACTTGTGGAAGAAGCAAAGAAAAGTGGAAAGAAAGTTGTATTTACAAATGGTTGTTTTGATATACTTCACACAGGACATGTAACTTACTTAAATGAGGCTAAAAGACAAGGTGATATTCTTGTAGTTGGCGTTAATTCAGATAAATCAGTGAAAAAATTAAAGGGAGAAACAAGACCTATAAATTCTGAAAATGATAGATCTTTTGTTCTTGATGGATTAAAAGCTGTTGATTACACTGTTATTTTTGACGAAGATACACCAGAAGAATTAATTGCTTGTCTAAAACCATCTATACATGTTAAAGGTGGAGACTATAAAAAAGAAGATTTACCTGAAACTAAAATTGTTGAAAGTTATGGTGGAGAAGTTATAATTTTAAATTTTGTTGAAGGGAAATCTACAACAAATATAATAGAAAAGATTAATAAAAAATAG
- the tsaE gene encoding tRNA (adenosine(37)-N6)-threonylcarbamoyltransferase complex ATPase subunit type 1 TsaE: MEKVLTFNQIDELAKKLANYVEENTVIALIGELGTGKTTFTKTFAKEFGVKENLKSPTFNYVLEYLSGRMPLYHFDVYRLCNSEEIYEIGYEDYINNGGVALIEWANIISEDLPKEYIRIEFKYIEKEDERLVDIKYIGNKEKEAKFNVDFGN, translated from the coding sequence ATGGAAAAAGTTTTAACTTTTAATCAAATAGATGAGCTTGCTAAAAAATTAGCAAACTATGTGGAAGAAAATACAGTTATTGCTTTAATAGGTGAATTAGGAACTGGAAAAACTACTTTTACTAAAACTTTTGCTAAAGAATTTGGAGTAAAAGAAAATTTAAAAAGTCCAACATTCAACTATGTTCTTGAATATTTATCAGGTAGAATGCCACTATATCATTTTGATGTCTATAGACTATGTAATTCAGAAGAAATCTATGAGATAGGTTATGAAGATTATATAAATAATGGTGGAGTTGCACTTATAGAGTGGGCAAATATTATTTCAGAAGATTTACCAAAAGAGTATATTAGAATTGAATTTAAATATATTGAAAAAGAAGATGAAAGACTTGTAGATATTAAATATATAGGAAATAAGGAAAAGGAGGCAAAATTTAATGTTGATTTTGGGAATTGA
- the tsaB gene encoding tRNA (adenosine(37)-N6)-threonylcarbamoyltransferase complex dimerization subunit type 1 TsaB produces MLILGIDTSTKICTCSIFDSENGVIAETSLSVKKNHSNIVMPIIDNLFKVSDLTINDIDKIAVAIGPGSFTGVRIALGIAKGLAMALNKLLIAVNELDILEAIAGGNENEIIPLIDARKERVYYKYQNTYVDDYLINLISSFDKNKKYIFVGDGAINYTNILKDNLGDNAVILPMYNSFPRASILCELALNKEEANIYTLEPEYISKSRAEKNF; encoded by the coding sequence ATGTTGATTTTGGGAATTGATACTTCAACTAAAATTTGTACTTGTTCTATATTTGATAGTGAAAATGGAGTCATTGCTGAAACAAGTTTATCAGTAAAGAAAAATCACTCAAATATTGTAATGCCAATAATTGATAATTTATTTAAGGTTTCAGATTTAACTATAAATGATATAGATAAAATAGCAGTTGCAATAGGTCCTGGCTCATTTACAGGAGTAAGAATTGCATTAGGAATTGCTAAGGGCTTGGCTATGGCACTTAATAAACTTTTAATTGCTGTCAATGAACTTGATATTTTAGAAGCAATAGCAGGTGGTAATGAAAATGAAATAATACCTTTAATTGACGCTAGAAAAGAAAGAGTATATTATAAATATCAAAATACTTATGTTGATGATTATTTAATTAATTTAATTTCAAGCTTTGATAAAAATAAAAAATATATTTTTGTTGGAGATGGAGCAATAAATTATACAAATATTTTAAAAGATAATTTAGGAGACAATGCTGTTATTTTACCTATGTATAATTCTTTCCCAAGAGCTTCTATTTTATGTGAGTTAGCTTTAAATAAAGAAGAAGCTAATATTTATACTTTGGAGCCTGAATATATAAGTAAATCAAGAGCAGAGAAAAATTTTTAA
- a CDS encoding DUF4357 domain-containing protein codes for MKASERKITKLFSESDTVFSIPVYQRDYNWQEKQCQRLFKDILQTGKNDKITSYFLGSIVYIHDGIYGTGEKEFHVIDGQQRMTTLTLLFLAIYYKLKGTILGKADKIYNQYVINPYSEKEVKLKLLPPEENLNILDKISNNRFDELEEFQDRNMVKNYLFFEKELENLSFEEINHLLKGIEKLIYIDIALEKGKDDPQKIFESLNSTGLDLSQGDLIRNYILMDLERNEQNHIYKDYWIPIENNCKVSNGTEITSYVSDFIRDYLTLKTEKISSKPKVFEVFKSYYVDETFEKLEDMKKYSEAYSLIIKPYLERDKDIQRELENLNSLDKTVINTFLIGVIKDYKDEILERNEFLNILILLQSYLWRRYITEKPTNALNKIFQGMYSKISKNENYYKDLEDILMTQDFPTDEELESALKLKNVYKDKEKLNYVFKKLENYNHNELIDFDNEKITIEHIFPQKPGKAWKENYSDSELEQMISFKDTISNLTLTGSNSNLSNKSFLEKRDDEVHGYRNSKLYMNKYLGKLDEWNLLSMEARFENLYEDIVKIWRRPEDKVTDDMEKITFVLKGRVTSGTGRLLSNEKFEILKGTSIVLEVKSENPTTFKRNKNLIDDLLRKNLIEKSGDKYIFKENYIATSPSAAAILVLGRSANGWSEWKTYEGKLLSEYRR; via the coding sequence TTGAAAGCAAGTGAAAGAAAAATTACAAAATTATTTTCAGAAAGTGACACTGTCTTTTCAATCCCTGTTTATCAGAGAGATTATAATTGGCAAGAAAAACAATGCCAAAGATTGTTTAAAGATATATTACAAACTGGAAAAAATGATAAAATAACTTCATATTTCTTAGGAAGTATAGTTTACATACATGATGGAATTTATGGAACTGGTGAAAAAGAATTTCATGTAATTGATGGGCAACAAAGAATGACAACATTAACATTGTTATTTTTAGCAATTTACTATAAATTAAAAGGAACTATACTTGGAAAAGCTGATAAAATCTATAATCAATATGTTATAAATCCTTATTCTGAAAAAGAAGTAAAATTAAAATTACTTCCACCTGAAGAAAATCTTAATATTTTAGATAAGATTTCTAATAATAGATTTGATGAATTAGAAGAATTTCAAGATAGAAATATGGTAAAAAATTATCTTTTTTTTGAAAAAGAATTAGAAAATCTTTCATTTGAAGAAATTAATCATCTTTTAAAAGGAATAGAAAAATTAATCTATATTGATATAGCTCTTGAAAAAGGAAAAGATGATCCTCAAAAGATTTTTGAAAGTCTTAACTCAACAGGTTTAGATTTATCGCAGGGTGATTTAATTAGAAATTATATCTTAATGGACTTAGAAAGAAATGAACAAAACCATATATATAAAGATTATTGGATACCAATAGAAAATAATTGTAAAGTTAGTAATGGTACTGAGATAACAAGCTATGTATCAGATTTTATTAGAGATTATTTAACTTTAAAAACAGAAAAAATTTCTTCTAAGCCAAAAGTATTTGAAGTATTTAAAAGTTATTATGTTGATGAAACTTTTGAAAAATTAGAAGATATGAAAAAATATTCTGAAGCATATTCTCTTATTATAAAACCATATTTAGAAAGAGATAAGGATATTCAAAGGGAGCTAGAAAATTTAAACTCTTTGGATAAAACAGTTATTAATACCTTTCTTATAGGAGTAATAAAGGACTATAAAGATGAAATATTGGAGAGAAATGAGTTTTTAAATATTCTTATTTTACTTCAAAGTTATCTATGGAGAAGATATATAACAGAAAAGCCTACTAATGCTTTAAATAAAATATTTCAAGGCATGTACTCAAAAATTTCTAAAAATGAGAATTATTACAAGGATTTAGAAGATATTTTGATGACACAAGACTTTCCAACAGATGAAGAATTAGAAAGTGCCTTAAAATTAAAAAATGTTTATAAAGATAAAGAAAAGTTAAATTATGTTTTCAAAAAGCTAGAAAATTATAACCATAATGAATTAATTGATTTTGATAATGAGAAAATAACAATAGAGCATATTTTTCCACAAAAACCTGGTAAAGCTTGGAAGGAAAATTATTCAGATAGTGAATTAGAACAAATGATAAGCTTTAAAGATACTATATCTAATTTAACTTTAACAGGAAGTAATTCAAATTTAAGTAATAAATCATTTTTAGAAAAAAGAGATGATGAAGTTCATGGTTATAGAAATAGTAAACTTTATATGAATAAATATCTTGGAAAACTTGATGAATGGAATCTTTTATCAATGGAAGCAAGATTTGAAAACCTATATGAAGATATAGTTAAAATTTGGAGAAGACCAGAAGATAAAGTAACAGATGATATGGAAAAAATAACTTTTGTTTTAAAAGGAAGGGTTACTTCAGGAACAGGAAGATTACTATCTAATGAAAAATTTGAGATTTTAAAGGGAACTTCAATAGTTTTAGAAGTTAAATCAGAAAATCCTACAACCTTTAAAAGAAATAAAAATTTAATTGATGATTTATTAAGAAAAAATTTAATTGAAAAATCTGGAGATAAATATATTTTTAAAGAAAATTATATAGCAACTTCTCCAAGTGCTGCTGCAATTTTAGTTTTAGGTCGTTCTGCTAATGGGTGGAGCGAGTGGAAAACTTATGAAGGAAAACTTTTGAGTGAATATAGGAGATAA
- a CDS encoding GTP pyrophosphokinase, with translation MGKLIKEEFFKEFSIDEDYFLSTGLDWNELENIYEDYIELIPLLEKEAEYIVSKLIDVPSVHSVRRRVKKATHLIEKIIRKGKKYQERNISVLNYKEIVTDLIGIRVLHLFKDDWQNIHHEILNLWDIKETPQVNIRRGDYNLSQFKETIKDINCDVIVREHGYRSVHYLVGIDITKTLNISVEIQVRTVFEEAWSEIDHIMRYPYDVDNPIITEYLGIFNRIVGSADEMGTFLKKVKENFGTVRDTDEVQRELDIKFK, from the coding sequence ATGGGTAAGCTGATAAAGGAAGAGTTTTTCAAAGAATTTTCAATTGATGAAGATTACTTTCTTTCAACTGGCTTAGATTGGAATGAACTAGAAAATATATATGAGGATTACATTGAATTAATCCCTCTTTTAGAAAAAGAAGCAGAGTATATTGTATCAAAATTAATAGATGTACCCTCTGTACACTCAGTAAGAAGAAGAGTTAAAAAAGCTACTCATCTTATTGAAAAAATAATTAGAAAAGGTAAAAAATACCAAGAAAGAAATATAAGTGTTTTAAATTATAAAGAAATTGTTACAGATTTAATTGGGATAAGAGTTTTACATCTTTTTAAAGATGATTGGCAAAATATTCATCATGAAATTTTAAATCTTTGGGATATTAAAGAAACTCCTCAAGTAAATATTAGAAGGGGAGACTATAACCTATCTCAATTTAAAGAAACAATAAAAGATATTAACTGTGATGTAATTGTTAGAGAACATGGTTATCGTTCAGTGCATTATTTAGTTGGCATAGATATAACAAAAACTCTTAATATTTCGGTTGAAATTCAAGTAAGAACTGTTTTTGAAGAAGCTTGGAGTGAAATAGACCATATTATGAGATATCCTTATGATGTTGATAACCCTATTATCACTGAATATCTAGGAATATTTAACCGTATTGTAGGTTCAGCAGATGAAATGGGAACTTTTTTAAAAAAAGTTAAAGAAAATTTTGGAACTGTAAGAGATACAGATGAAGTTCAAAGAGAATTAGATATAAAATTTAAATAA
- a CDS encoding SIR2 family NAD-dependent protein deacylase: protein MSDNNMKFNLFIGENFNELISLPTNKLIIRNLLSVTDRDVVVLNNSLSLPELVQKLMDKILYGRKEIVEIISNIFSMENKSDLTFYNNIFDSNIFSSIISTNYDYTLEENFLNLIKISTPFNVSNDESGRVAFYKVYGDYKDRDKFIISTQDVKRVKMLAFYNEFWEKLRTEFNRRPTILFTVNLEDKVFLDILDFIIAKTNRLQPIYLYAGEEVDRLLTDKDIISFINKYSIEIIKGENKEFIANLKEKFFGEKKSGDVQQNYA from the coding sequence ATGTCAGACAATAATATGAAATTTAATCTTTTTATAGGAGAAAATTTTAATGAGTTAATCTCATTACCAACAAACAAATTAATTATAAGGAATCTATTATCAGTAACAGACAGAGATGTTGTTGTTCTAAATAATAGTTTGTCCTTGCCTGAGCTTGTACAAAAGCTAATGGATAAAATTCTATATGGTAGAAAAGAAATTGTTGAAATTATCAGCAATATTTTTTCTATGGAGAATAAATCTGATTTAACTTTTTACAATAATATATTTGATTCTAATATTTTTTCTTCAATAATATCAACAAACTATGACTATACGCTAGAAGAAAATTTCTTAAATTTAATAAAAATAAGTACTCCCTTTAATGTAAGTAATGATGAAAGTGGAAGGGTAGCCTTCTATAAAGTCTATGGTGACTATAAGGACAGAGATAAATTTATCATTTCAACTCAAGATGTAAAAAGAGTTAAAATGCTGGCTTTCTATAATGAATTTTGGGAAAAACTAAGAACTGAATTTAATAGAAGACCTACTATTCTTTTTACTGTTAATCTTGAAGATAAAGTATTTTTAGATATTCTAGATTTTATAATAGCTAAAACAAATAGACTTCAACCTATTTATTTATATGCTGGTGAGGAAGTTGATAGACTTCTAACTGATAAAGATATAATAAGTTTCATAAATAAATATTCTATTGAAATTATAAAAGGTGAAAATAAAGAATTTATTGCAAATTTAAAAGAGAAATTTTTTGGTGAGAAAAAAAGTGGTGATGTCCAACAAAATTATGCCTGA
- the cls gene encoding cardiolipin synthase: MHNINEIFLIFINFFLQYVWIANLFFAIVIIMVEKKNPLYTIFWIFLLYLLPYIGFFIYLFFGLTFKKKRVANKIYKIKKLKSIKNVHGSDKEELRRWKGLITYLEMSTDNYITSNNDIQVYFAGEEFFSDLKKEIANAKKFINMEYFIFQFDGIGKEIADLLIKKAKEGVEVNLIIDGVNLANYKLKSYFKNTGVHLYLFFRTYIPIFNIRINYRDHRKVTIIDNRVAFVGGMNIGDEYLGKGKIGYWRDTSVKIYGDIVSTFEKEFYFSMSIVKNKFLKDEKTSNEISLKYEEEDNVYMQVISSGPNYEFPAIRDNYIKLIQEARKSVFIQTPYFVPDDLLLDTLKSAVLSGIDVKIMIPNKADHPFIYWINQYYVAELLRLGANIYRYENGFIHSKTILVDEEVVSVGTCNFDYRSFYLNFEINLNIYNKDVANSFKTQYYKDIAISKKLTFADFKKRSIFTKVKESVFRLLSPIM, from the coding sequence ATGCACAACATTAATGAAATCTTTTTAATATTTATAAATTTTTTTTTACAATATGTTTGGATAGCAAATTTATTTTTTGCCATTGTTATTATTATGGTAGAAAAAAAGAATCCTTTGTACACAATTTTTTGGATATTTTTATTATATCTTTTACCTTATATTGGATTTTTTATTTATTTATTTTTTGGTTTAACTTTTAAGAAAAAAAGAGTTGCCAATAAAATTTATAAAATAAAAAAATTAAAAAGTATTAAAAATGTACATGGTTCTGATAAAGAAGAGTTAAGAAGATGGAAAGGACTTATAACTTATCTCGAAATGAGTACTGATAACTATATTACCTCTAATAATGATATTCAAGTTTATTTTGCAGGGGAAGAATTTTTTTCTGATTTAAAAAAAGAAATAGCTAATGCAAAAAAATTTATAAATATGGAGTATTTTATTTTTCAATTTGATGGTATAGGAAAAGAGATAGCAGATTTATTAATAAAAAAAGCTAAAGAAGGTGTAGAAGTAAATCTAATAATAGATGGAGTTAATCTAGCTAATTATAAATTAAAAAGTTATTTTAAAAATACAGGAGTTCATTTATATCTATTTTTTAGAACATATATTCCTATATTCAATATTAGAATAAATTATAGAGATCATAGAAAAGTTACTATTATTGACAATAGAGTTGCTTTTGTAGGTGGAATGAATATAGGAGATGAATATTTAGGTAAAGGTAAAATTGGTTATTGGAGGGATACCTCTGTAAAGATTTATGGGGATATTGTTTCAACTTTTGAAAAAGAATTTTATTTTTCAATGAGCATAGTAAAAAATAAATTTTTAAAAGATGAAAAAACTTCAAATGAGATTTCATTAAAATATGAAGAAGAAGATAATGTTTATATGCAGGTTATAAGTTCTGGTCCTAATTATGAATTTCCAGCAATAAGAGACAATTATATTAAACTTATTCAAGAAGCTAGAAAATCAGTATTTATCCAAACACCTTACTTTGTTCCTGATGATTTATTATTGGATACTTTAAAATCAGCTGTTTTATCAGGTATAGATGTAAAAATTATGATTCCAAATAAAGCAGATCACCCCTTTATATATTGGATAAATCAATATTATGTTGCAGAGCTTTTAAGATTAGGTGCAAATATTTATAGATATGAGAATGGTTTTATTCATTCAAAAACTATATTGGTTGATGAAGAAGTTGTTTCTGTTGGTACTTGTAATTTTGATTATAGAAGTTTTTATTTAAACTTTGAAATTAATTTAAATATTTATAATAAAGATGTTGCTAATTCTTTTAAAACTCAATATTATAAAGATATTGCAATATCAAAAAAATTAACATTTGCTGATTTTAAAAAGAGAAGTATTTTTACAAAAGTAAAAGAATCTGTATTTAGATTATTATCACCTATAATGTAG
- a CDS encoding homoserine kinase yields MGVFTNLFQDEINFIEEKYKIKILEIKNIDNGILNSNFCIVTKNKKYILRIYEANRTLDEEKQELILLDKIASFIPVSIAIKNIDNEYISVFNNKKFALFEYINGNVVSKIDTHIIREIAMKLGKFHSFSKDFSFEEYNRKTRIDFDFYYNEIKNLEIDFKFKNELLNLADEVSKYDFSTLPSGIIHGDIFPDNVLLDEYNNIKVIFDFNESYYAPFIFDIAIVINFWIQIKDFDFFDKNNFIRDFLNYYSKYRKFEKEELKLLDVACKKTALTFIFLRIYKEKIENSYQKAISIEEKSYLDLIKLIKL; encoded by the coding sequence ATGGGAGTATTTACTAATCTTTTCCAAGATGAAATAAATTTTATTGAGGAAAAATATAAGATAAAAATTTTAGAAATAAAAAATATTGATAATGGAATATTAAATTCTAATTTTTGTATAGTAACTAAAAATAAAAAATATATACTTAGAATTTATGAAGCTAATAGAACATTAGATGAGGAAAAACAAGAATTAATTTTATTAGATAAAATTGCAAGTTTTATTCCAGTGAGTATAGCAATAAAAAACATTGATAATGAATATATTAGTGTATTTAATAATAAAAAATTTGCACTATTTGAATATATAAATGGGAATGTTGTTAGTAAAATAGACACTCATATAATTAGAGAAATTGCAATGAAACTTGGTAAATTTCATTCATTTTCAAAAGATTTTTCTTTTGAAGAATATAATAGAAAAACTAGAATAGATTTTGATTTTTATTATAATGAAATCAAAAATTTAGAAATTGATTTTAAGTTTAAAAATGAATTATTAAATTTAGCTGATGAAGTTAGTAAATATGATTTTTCTACTCTACCAAGTGGAATTATACATGGGGATATCTTCCCAGATAATGTTTTATTAGATGAATATAATAATATAAAGGTCATTTTTGATTTTAATGAGAGTTATTATGCACCATTTATTTTTGATATAGCTATTGTTATAAATTTTTGGATTCAAATAAAGGATTTTGATTTTTTTGATAAAAACAATTTTATAAGAGATTTTTTAAACTATTATTCTAAGTACAGAAAATTTGAAAAAGAAGAACTAAAATTATTGGATGTAGCTTGTAAAAAAACAGCTTTAACTTTTATCTTTTTAAGGATATATAAAGAAAAAATTGAAAATTCTTATCAGAAAGCTATTTCTATTGAAGAAAAATCATATTTAGATTTAATAAAATTAATTAAATTATAA
- a CDS encoding MFS transporter — MYIINILWLIAPVALFTILFILLISKSLIKSKKVFFAFFVLILVYAILSVACYYFYEIFLSNQYISLLISLSCIALGGFINLIVVYLGIAKLKKIDSKEELLILEHDIEKNMRVEDKWFNMLFSYTADRWTVSDINEDLFSKLDEGNFEENGAEIIEMNKEIKIINENYKFLKRNLRRKFFFLKNLKSITNLEDSNEIKKLVIKKKKEFSPSKETDNTIEIIKKLSNELLNLVRVEENDKTKNIEENLARTINYMSGVLYNQLRSEKIKIKEAKLNEFSTYIQAEKIILDNIDELRENMYTYTYKIKRKLREFKE; from the coding sequence ATGTATATAATAAATATTTTGTGGCTTATTGCACCAGTGGCTTTATTTACAATTTTATTTATATTGTTAATTTCAAAATCACTTATAAAAAGTAAAAAAGTATTCTTTGCATTTTTTGTTTTAATTTTAGTTTATGCTATTTTAAGTGTTGCTTGTTATTATTTTTATGAAATATTTTTATCAAATCAATATATAAGTCTTTTAATTAGTTTATCTTGTATTGCACTTGGAGGATTTATTAATTTAATAGTTGTTTATTTGGGTATAGCTAAATTAAAAAAGATAGATAGTAAAGAAGAACTTTTAATATTAGAACATGATATTGAAAAAAATATGCGGGTTGAAGATAAATGGTTTAATATGTTATTTTCATATACAGCTGATAGATGGACAGTTTCTGATATAAATGAAGATTTATTTTCAAAATTAGATGAGGGAAATTTTGAAGAAAATGGTGCAGAAATAATTGAAATGAATAAAGAAATAAAAATAATTAATGAAAATTATAAATTTTTAAAAAGAAATCTAAGAAGAAAATTCTTCTTTTTAAAGAATTTAAAATCTATAACTAATCTTGAAGATAGTAATGAAATCAAAAAATTAGTGATAAAGAAGAAAAAAGAATTTTCTCCTTCAAAAGAAACAGATAACACTATTGAAATAATAAAAAAATTATCAAATGAATTATTAAATCTAGTTAGAGTTGAAGAAAATGATAAAACTAAAAATATTGAAGAAAATCTAGCAAGAACAATTAATTATATGTCTGGAGTTCTGTATAATCAACTTAGAAGTGAAAAAATTAAAATAAAAGAAGCTAAATTAAATGAATTTTCAACTTATATCCAGGCTGAAAAAATTATACTTGACAATATAGATGAACTTAGAGAAAATATGTATACTTATACTTATAAAATAAAAAGGAAATTAAGAGAATTTAAGGAGTAG
- a CDS encoding zinc metalloprotease HtpX: protein MKGLAELKNKIVKAPHLNIFKIGTWVTMGLFATFLLVYIFVGDEMLNYFPLLILFAFGSPFISLMMSKAMVKRAYNIRMIGEGGATSEKEKLVVDTVTLLSQKLGLQKLPEIGVYPSNDINAFATGASKNSAMVAVSQGLLNSMNETEIIGVLAHEMSHVVNGDMLTSSILEGFVSAFGLIASLPFLMGGNNNRGRRAASSMATYYVVRNIANFFGKIVSSAYSRRREFAADKLAAEITEPTYMKSALVRLQEISEGRISLQDSDREFASFKITNNFSMGNIFGSLFASHPSLEKRIEAIERMENKEI from the coding sequence ATGAAAGGTTTAGCTGAATTAAAAAATAAAATTGTTAAAGCTCCTCATCTAAATATATTTAAGATAGGAACATGGGTAACAATGGGCTTATTTGCTACTTTCCTATTAGTTTATATATTTGTAGGGGATGAGATGTTAAATTATTTCCCATTATTAATATTATTTGCTTTTGGAAGTCCTTTTATATCACTTATGATGTCAAAAGCTATGGTAAAAAGAGCATATAATATAAGAATGATAGGAGAAGGTGGAGCAACAAGTGAAAAAGAAAAACTTGTTGTAGATACTGTAACTTTATTAAGTCAAAAATTAGGTTTACAAAAATTGCCAGAAATAGGAGTTTATCCTTCTAATGATATCAATGCTTTTGCAACAGGAGCAAGTAAAAATTCTGCTATGGTAGCAGTTTCACAAGGACTTTTAAATAGTATGAATGAAACTGAAATTATAGGAGTATTAGCTCATGAAATGTCTCATGTAGTCAATGGAGATATGTTGACTTCTTCAATTTTGGAGGGATTTGTTTCTGCTTTTGGATTGATTGCAAGCTTACCATTCTTAATGGGTGGAAATAATAATAGAGGTAGAAGAGCTGCTTCAAGTATGGCAACATATTATGTAGTAAGAAATATTGCTAATTTTTTTGGAAAAATAGTTTCAAGTGCGTATTCAAGAAGAAGAGAATTTGCAGCTGATAAGTTAGCAGCAGAAATTACAGAACCAACTTATATGAAAAGTGCTTTAGTTCGTTTACAAGAAATAAGTGAAGGTAGAATATCACTTCAAGATAGTGATAGAGAATTTGCAAGTTTTAAAATTACCAATAATTTTTCAATGGGTAATATTTTTGGAAGTTTATTTGCTTCTCATCCAAGTTTAGAAAAAAGAATAGAAGCTATTGAAAGAATGGAAAATAAAGAAATATAA
- a CDS encoding META domain-containing protein — MKKFLILGIVAVALTACTDVKVPFMSSAKTESSSSSSTSVFASLKEQLNGREFFIVTDGYNKKASIGFQGDRVYGFSGINRYFGDYQVSGGKLVFGEFGLTRMGGSQDEMTKELQFLDLLKNNKSVKLSGGTLTLISNEGIELVFKDPKAVNTEAK; from the coding sequence ATGAAAAAATTTTTAATATTAGGGATTGTAGCAGTTGCTTTAACAGCTTGTACAGATGTTAAAGTTCCATTTATGTCATCAGCAAAGACTGAAAGTTCTTCTTCATCATCAACTTCTGTTTTTGCAAGTTTAAAAGAACAACTAAATGGTAGAGAATTTTTTATAGTTACTGATGGCTATAATAAAAAAGCAAGTATAGGATTCCAAGGAGATAGAGTTTATGGTTTCAGTGGTATCAATAGATACTTTGGAGACTATCAAGTATCTGGTGGAAAATTAGTTTTTGGAGAATTTGGTTTAACAAGAATGGGTGGAAGCCAAGATGAAATGACAAAAGAACTACAATTTCTTGATCTTTTAAAGAATAATAAAAGTGTAAAATTATCAGGAGGTACTTTAACTTTAATTTCTAATGAAGGAATAGAATTAGTCTTTAAAGATCCAAAAGCTGTTAATACAGAAGCTAAATAA